One window from the genome of Andreesenia angusta encodes:
- a CDS encoding copper amine oxidase N-terminal domain-containing protein has translation MKKSIMSLVIVAMLLISFTGAGNAASGDSLDVYHISNNGTLEFYLNGEDFYGEYILKNGTTYMKLRDVGENLGVQLYWNQSKKEVSFYTNGSRVSMNIGSPVAYIGGQRISISSPFAVDGYTYLPLRNISEVLDIHVYYKDLRPQERAIREVIFRHNPSMRAEEKKGTYYYSNNEMRSTFFLSADSYDLDTNTMVMHAYSVVVDLKYGEGHTATWGWYDVDLDTGVIQDAISLKYLDNYLYPSI, from the coding sequence ATGAAAAAAAGCATCATGAGTTTGGTAATCGTCGCAATGTTGCTTATATCTTTTACTGGGGCTGGCAATGCTGCTTCAGGTGATAGCTTAGACGTCTACCATATCAGCAATAACGGCACTTTGGAATTCTATTTAAACGGGGAAGATTTCTATGGGGAATACATCCTGAAAAATGGGACTACTTACATGAAGTTGCGCGATGTCGGGGAAAACTTGGGCGTTCAGCTCTACTGGAACCAGTCTAAAAAAGAAGTGAGCTTTTATACAAACGGAAGCAGAGTGAGCATGAATATAGGCAGTCCTGTGGCATATATAGGAGGTCAGCGGATTAGCATTTCATCTCCATTTGCTGTTGACGGATACACTTACTTGCCACTCAGAAATATTTCTGAAGTTTTAGATATCCATGTGTACTACAAAGATTTGAGACCTCAAGAGAGAGCTATCAGGGAAGTAATATTCAGACATAATCCTAGCATGAGAGCAGAGGAGAAAAAGGGCACTTATTATTATAGTAACAATGAAATGAGATCGACTTTCTTCCTTTCAGCAGATAGCTATGATTTAGACACAAATACCATGGTTATGCATGCCTATTCGGTTGTAGTAGATCTAAAATATGGAGAAGGACATACAGCTACATGGGGATGGTATGATGTGGACTTAGATACAGGAGTTATCCAGGACGCTATTTCCTTAAAGTATTTAGATAACTATCTGTATCCTTCTATCTAA